AAGGAATGTCAGCTAATAGCCTATACTAGTATAGTGGTAGATGGTGGAACTAAAGTTGTCCTAACCTTTTGCACACAATAACCAAAATGTGTTACTATGACTACTTTCTTTGACCCATAAATGTGAGAGGGGTGCATGCTTTAAATTAAACCACCTAAAAACATGTTCACCTTGCATGCATTTTAAGAACACTCAAGGAGACACTGCAGCAAGGTCTTTGCAGTTAGATTGGTGAGCCATATTACAATACCTATTGACATAGCTCAGTATTAGACTAAAGGAACCTAACGTTACTCCTTATAGTCCAAGGAatttacatgttctgtttaaagggTGAACTGgaagccaaatactccatctaaacgtgaatcgattctcaattgcggtacggttctagaaacataaaatCCTCTACTTTCGTATCACATCAAAATTATTTCACAAATTCAAAATttgcagccgacagtatttttcagtgacaacgcATTTGTGTCTtccgtttacacacaggtgttgggAGACGCAggtagctaattagcacaggtaggccactctgtcttccgtctgttttccgtaaacaagcgctgtaacatggaaatatggccgtgtgggaaccctataaaggtgtgtcaATTTTTttcgtttaaaaaaaaatatatatttctcacCGATATGAAAGATGacgtccttatgcttccaaaatcGTACGGCAAAGCGATGTGTGTTAAATTTTCAGACCGAGCATCGCGGCGGCTCTTAACAAAATTCCTCCCCTTACAGAAGccgccttcgtccaatgactcttatgtgtaatgtaatggaactgggcTACTATTGACATAGAATTCTGAGGGGTAGCTTCTCACACACAGATTAAGCTAGCTATTAAAAATATGTTTAAAGTCAGACCATTGCTAATGTGGCTCCAGCTGATAGGTGTTATTAGGTAGCTAATGTTAAGCGTAGCGCAGAGAATATTTCGACAAACCTTTACTTGGCGATTACTTCCTCAATTCCTGACTTGGAAGACGACACGTTCCAGCTTTGAAGGCCGTGTAGTTGCAGGTTGTTTTGAATTTAAAATGCTCCGTTCAatgaaaaaaaaatttttttgctccatgaagtaatccaacaatgtgtgcactgccatcttgtctatttcaaaacCGTGTGGAATGATCTCAAATGCACTTTAATATCTGAAGAATTGTTGCCTCTATAATGTGTATTTTAATGTGAATATGGGATGTTTAGTTTAATGTGTATACTGTATTTTGATGTATATTGTGGCgctaaagagaccttggtctcagcttTGACTCCCTGGCaacataaaggttaaataaaaatgatGCTCCCTCAATAAACAGGAACATTTTCTGAGTGAGTGTCCagataatatctcctttctcatGAAGTTTGCACTTTGTTCGTTCTttcccacaaatctaaaagcGTTGGATTGGTGGAGGTATAGATGCGGTAATCAAACTCAACCAAAATAATAGAAATGCCATGGAAACACGTGGGGAAAGGTCCCGACTCCTCATTGGCCCCCCAGAAAAATGGACCTACATTTAGGTTATGGTTTGTGTAtgtcacactatgttgaggttaAAATTgaagtataatgcttgtatggatgtcaagcCCAACACATGTTCATGCCATCTTAACCATTCAACTGCGTTACAGTTAAAAAAACGACTGACTACCACCACCGTTTTCAGTATGCTAACTATGCTAACCAGATTATACGaatgggagttagcatttagcagtcacttatTCTAAACttgaaaagggacaacttctaaatgttGTGCAGCAAAAAACTGCCAAAATATATCAAAATCTgactttagtaaccacattgtgggtctgttacaatacatcaatcGTGACGGATTTGACTAATAACCAATAGATCAAATTTGTTGAATGTGCTGCGTTCCATTGACCCCTTTTACTGCATTTATGGGCTAGTGAGAGTTTCCACCACATTTCCTGTCATTTCCTtttcaaatcagtgaagggaagtgaataATTGCACACTTTCGGAGGAAGGTGAGATGATTGGGACATACCCAGTGTGTGATGAACACATGTTTTTCTGTAGGCGAATGATGATTAGCTGCTGCTACACCCTGTTGTGTAACACAGCCTCCTATCTACGGGAGGGATTACAGATTGAATAGGAGATTAGCTCTGCACTGAGACGTTTCCTTCATTATCAatggtatttctatgttgacaTTACCTTACTTCCCTGGGGTTATATTCACTAGGAAGCAAACGGGCCAAAACCGGGAGGGactaacctgaacttgtccaataacaaATGCTCATTTTCATTCCAAAACATTTTTCGTTAACAAAacgtgtgcactaatgaatacgccCCCTGGGTAAGAGGTGCCATGTCACAGGTGCATCACCTCAATGTTGTGTCCTCCTCAGGCTGCCAGCGGTCTCATGTCCGTGGCAGCTGACCTCCTACATTCCGGTTGATGCTGAGGGCTCCGCTGACCTCCCACTGCTGCCCACCGGTCCCAGCCATGGACCCCTACCAGGAGCCTGACCTGGGTTTCCAGAGCCCGCTTGACGAGGGCGCCCCAGACCTGGAATGTGCCATCTGCTTCAGCCAGTTCAACAATGTCTTCCGCACTCCCAAGATGCTCCAGTGCAATCACACCTTCTGCCTGGAGTGCCTGGCCCGTATGAATGTCAAGTCGGCCAAGCCGGACTGCATCCAGTGCCCGCTGTGCCGGGGACTCACCCCGTTGCCTGACCTGGGGTTGCCCAAGCTGACCACGGACCCAGCCGTGCTCTCCTACCTCCCCGCGGCCATGCAGCGCGTCTACAGCATCCGCTTCAACCGCAACAAGGGCAAGCTGCAGGTGAAGAGGACCACCGATGGGCCCCCCCCCCTGAACTCGCTGCGTTCTGTTAGTCACTCTCTGGATGTGGGGCTGCCTAGCTCCCCAGGAGGCAGTGGGAGGGGGGACGTAGAGGCGGGGCAGGGAGGAAGGCTCGGGGGGCTGATGAGACTGTTTCGTAGACCAGCATGCAGAGCCTCCCTCCTGGTGTCAgcggtgatgatgatggtgctgCTTACTTGcatcatcatcttcctcctcGCATATAAATGGCTATAAACAATATCACCGTCATCAGAATGGAGCAAAGAAAGTGGACGCTCACTACAGTGCACATGATGGACCTCCGAGAGAGGACCTGATGGACCTCAGAGAGAGGACCTGATGGACCTCCGAGAGAGGACCTGATGGACCTCAGAGAGAGGCTTTATTGTTACCAGGCATCTACTATCTACTGTAACAGCTTTAGCATTTTTTAAAAGTTCCAAATAACCATTATTATGTTAGTCTCTCCACTTGTATCTATTTTTTAGTAGTTGCTGAATTTGTGTACCACATTTCCCTCTGTGGCTTTTTATTTGCAGACAGACGGTCATGTGATGCAGGCCATAATATAATAGCCTGCTGTCCTCTCCAGGTTTCCATCCACAGTAAACACACTCCACGTACTTCAATGCAAATCAATGGCGACTGGCTATGCAAATGCACAGTGACCTTTTTGAATAAGAAACTGCAGTATCACTGTGTGACTTGGGAAcacagttagggttaggatatTGGAGAGAATTGGTTTTAGAAACCTTGAGGTCTCGGTTGGCGGAAAAAATATCAATGTAGAAAGAGGTTCAAGATTGAAATGTGGAGTTAGTATGTTTGCTTATACCaattatggggcggcaggtagccttgcGGGTAGGAGTGTTGGgccggtaaccgaaaggttgctggatcgaatcccgagctgacaaggtacaaatctgttgttctgcccctgagcaaggcagttaacgcACTGTTTCCCAGGCGCCGAAGATGTGGACATTGATTAAGGAAGCCCACCGCACCTctctcagaggggttgggttaaatgtggaagacacctTTCAGTTGAATGCAATCAGTTGTAcagctgactaggtatccccctttccataCACCTCTTTTTCAAGGAATGGTTAATATCCAGCTGAAAGAGACATAGTATTTGTTTATCTGACTGTTGGATTTTGTCTGCTCACAATTGTCACATTTTCTATGGGTTATTTGTGCTGTACAGTTTACGCTTTCACATGTATCGGGGTTTTATGAttatctattttattttttatttatttattttatattgaaaatattttatattttacgTGCTTTGGATATACATTATTTGTCAAATGTTGCTCTGGCAAATGATTTGCATTTCCTAAACTTGAAATAAAGTTGACATGGCTTTGGTGTTCATTGTGTTCATCCCATCTGAGTTTCATTGAAGTTGACTGGCTTAGATGTGTCAGTAGGGTGACTTGGTTGTATAATATCATATTTATATTCAAAGTGAATATTCAGTAACATTACACCGTGATAACAATGAAGTGGCACTACTAATAAGGAATGCTAATTATAGACGTTCAGATGTGTCTTTCTCTGTGGTCTCCACCAGATGGCAGTACACCATTGAACAGTGGACTGATGCGCTCCACTAGCGGATGTGTGTCACACATGTCATGGAAAAATACAGAGCTTTGTTTCAAGTTGAGCTCATCTGGCCACTGACTGACCAGTTCACTGGCAGACAAAGAGCAGGTAAATTAAAATAATGACATAGCTGCTGCTGCCTGATAGGAAGATCTGTAACGGGAACGTaagagattgagaaatatatctgtGGGAAGGGAGAGGTCAGAGGAAGCATGACAAAACAGGAAGTGTAACTCAGTGGATTTGGGTTTTTGTAACACGGGAAGTTGGCCTTGGTATGGGAATGTCCAGTTATCAATCGATCCAAGTAAAAAAGAACTCGAGACTCTGCCTTCTATTCTTCAATTAATAGAAAACAGAGGAAGGTCAGCACTGTCTCTGCAGTGAAATAAAGGAACATGTATTCCATCTTACGGGTTAGATGTTCCTCATTTATTCCATCTTAAGGTTAGATGTTCCTCATTTATTCCATCTTAAGGTTAGATGTTCCTTTATTTCAATAATGAACCTTGCTATTCTCGCTATTCATAACAAATGACTTATTGCTCTGCACACCACAAACCTAAGATAAGAATCTATAATTAGACGTGTGGACAATTCTTTCTTCCTCTAGTGACCTCTGAAATGTGGTACGACCAGAAAAGTTTCCACAAAATAACGTAGGTTATTTTCAAATGAATGAAGACAAGAGACCAGTCAAGTTACTGTCTTTGGTCATCATAGCATATACAGAATGTTTTACATGGCACCTGCAGTAACAGAGTAATACATTGGATTCTGGTTCAAGTTTTAGGTGGATGCCAGTCAAGAATGTAGCCAGCAGAGGTGCGTTGCATACAAGACAATGTCCCCATGAGATCCACGTTTTAGAGATGTTAACAATGAGGAAATTGGAAAAAGAATCCTGCACACAGTATTGCTGCCAGTGGTAcattcacattttacattttagtagacgctcttatccacagtgacaattagggttaagtgccctgctcaatggcacatcaacagatgttgtacctagtcggctcagggattcgaaccagtgaccgttactggcccaacgctcttaaccgctaggctattcTCTTTGCCTTTGTACATTGATTTATGTTTACATGATCAGTAAACATTTTGGATGACATATTGCCTTATAAACCACTGTCATCACATGCACTTTTAGATCAAACATTCCCCATGACCCCAAAAAGGAAGTTCAGGATTTTAAAACCTGATGAAATGTGGGCGGACGTGACGGCACGGCTGGACAGCTCAAGACACGGAACTAAATCCATTTATTTCCTTGGTATTTTTTACCTAAGGAGAGGTTCAGGTTTCCTCACCCTGAAACTACTAGTCTATGTGTCAAGATTAACTGGAATCCATTGTACAGTTATCTTTAATCAGCCACTACAAACCACCCAATTGGGTGCGTGCCCCTACATGCGCCTATGATTTATAGCCAGAGTTAGATGTGGTTTGTAGTGGCAGATTAATGATAACTGTACAATGGATTCCAGTTAATCTTGACACATTGAAACTCTCCTTAGGTAAAAATACCAAGGAAATAAATTGATTTAGTTCCGTGTCTTGAGCTGCACAGCCGTGCCGTCACGTCAGACCACATTTAGTTTTTTCTAAATCCTGGTGGTTTCTGGGAATGAAGTCATTGAGGTCAGACGTCCAGCCATTGGTCAGAAGTCCAGCCATTGGGTGAGCAGTTTctgataggacaggacagggggggCATCTAGGGGTTTCctttgtgtgtgagtgcatggtGTGGGGTTTGAGAgtatgtttcataggacaggacgGGGTACTCCCTTCGCatgtgagtgtgtgggggtgtgtgtggtgtgcgttgAGCTGTGAGCTGGGCCACAATGAATGGTCCTCCTGTCCTACGTGGGTCGGATAAGTTCTGACATTCTGTCCACCATGGGAATTTGGCAAAACATTTGAGATTTGAAAGATCTTCTCTTTTGCACTTCAACAAGAGGCTTTGTATGGTTTCAACAAATTACACAAAAAGCAAAACAGTGGGCATTGACACAGTGGTTCTTGGTGTGGGTGATGGGGACTGAGTGTCGCTCCATGCCCTGTCTTCTCTGGCAAA
The sequence above is a segment of the Coregonus clupeaformis isolate EN_2021a chromosome 16, ASM2061545v1, whole genome shotgun sequence genome. Coding sequences within it:
- the LOC121584354 gene encoding RING finger protein 223 translates to MLRAPLTSHCCPPVPAMDPYQEPDLGFQSPLDEGAPDLECAICFSQFNNVFRTPKMLQCNHTFCLECLARMNVKSAKPDCIQCPLCRGLTPLPDLGLPKLTTDPAVLSYLPAAMQRVYSIRFNRNKGKLQVKRTTDGPPPLNSLRSVSHSLDVGLPSSPGGSGRGDVEAGQGGRLGGLMRLFRRPACRASLLVSAVMMMVLLTCIIIFLLAYKWL